A portion of the Hoplias malabaricus isolate fHopMal1 chromosome 1, fHopMal1.hap1, whole genome shotgun sequence genome contains these proteins:
- the ano7 gene encoding anoctamin-7, giving the protein MMKKKSEVEDSTTLITLSEVHDPNYGTMDTGLSPEKNRNVFCDGVTRIDFVLVWDESVNLLKPSEEEEETSTQATQRTWRTNFLSKLQKVGLHQETKEVVQGNTKTTYVLLSAPWSLLCYYAEELGLRVPLQVETNQESNWSENVLQQLHIPNILAQQVPNPPPDYYTCQFRNNKLERFLGHENKDTFFNATQRHQILYEILSRTQYGALKRGEVGIARLVREKVFTAAYPLHEGPYQIPRVPVDPESLSLRQILYQYWARWACWKKYQPLDHIREYFGEKVALYFAWLGFYTGWLLPAAVVGFLLSLFGIWLMVTDVPANEVCKNGENIVMCPLCDICSYWNLSSICYTYKAGLLFDNGGTVFFSIFMSLWAVTFLEYWKRTCAVLAHKWDCSEFEENEERPRPEFTAMAPTTVRNPVTGAEEPHFPETSRCHRILTGNMVIILMVAVVLIFLIAIILYRSILSIIIYKSQNAFFIFSAGRIASLTGSVLNLVVILLLSKVYTYLAQILTQWEMHRTQTKYEDAFILKVFIFQFVNFYSSPVYIAFFKGRFVGYPGNYYTLFGIRNEDCGASGCLIELAQELLVIMVGKQVINNIQEFVLPKIKTWWHKRKLRPANREKGADEQQCASPWETDYGLLVCEGLFDEYLEMVLQFGFITIFVAACPLAPLFALVNNWVEVRLDAQKFVCEYRRPVAERAQDIGIWFTILQVITYLAVISNAFLIAFTSDFLPRIYYRYTTEGSLQGYINFTLSAAPNNFTESNLQCRYRGFRDEKGHFTPEYYNLLAIRLGFIIIFEHVVFLIGQMIDWMVPDIPEEVEIKIKREQYMAKQALAENQSLEQAVLEESSSPTSDLRYRGRSIVSPRDSDSPPPSLTPVPEDNT; this is encoded by the exons ATGATGAAGAAGAAAAGCGAAGTGGAGGACAGCACAACACTGATCACTCTGTCTGAGGTCCATGACCCCAACTACGGAACCATGGATACAGGCTTG TCCCCTGAgaagaacagaaatgtgttttgtgATGGGGTCACACGAATTG ATTTTGTCTTAGTGTGGGATGAGTCTGTAAATCTGCTCAAGCcaagtgaagaagaagaagaaacttcCACTCAGGCCACACAGAGGACGTGGAGGACAAATTTCCTATCTAAACTTCAGAAAGTGGGCCTCCATCAGGAAACG AAAGAAGTTGTTCAAGGCAACACAAAAACCACATATGTGCTTCTGAGCGCCCCCTGGAGTCTGCTGTGTTATTATGCAGAGGAGCTTGGTCTTAGAGTTCCACTACAG GTCGAGACAAATCAAGAATCCAACTGGTCAGAGAATGTGCTGCAGCAGTTACATATCCCCAATATTCTTGCTCAGCAAGTACCTAACCCTCCACCAGACTACTACACCTGCCAGTTCCGGAATAACAAACTGGAGAG GTTTCTTGGCCATGAAAACAAGGACACTTTCTTCAATGCCACACAAAGGCATCAAATC CTGTATGAGATCTTATCTAGGACGCAGTATGGAGCATTGAAGAGGGGAGAGGTTGGAATAGCTAGGCTGGTCAGAGAAAAAGTATTCACTGCTGCTTATCCCTTACATGAG GGTCCATATCAAATACCCAGAGTTCCTGTTGATCCTGAATCTCTGAGCCTGAGACAGATTCTGTATCAGTACTGGGCGAGGTGGGCGTGCTGGAAGAAGTACCAGCCCCTTGACCACATTCGTGAATATTTTGGAGAGAAGGTGGCCCTCTACTTCGCCTGGCTGG ggtTCTACACAGGGTGGTTACTTCCTGCTGCAGTTGTAGGCTTCCTCCTCTCTTTATTTGGAATCTGGCTTATGGTCACTGATGTCCCAGC GAATGAGGTTTGTAAAAATGGGGAAAACATTGtcatgtgtccactctgtgacatCTGCAGCTACTGGAACCTCTCCAGCATCTGCTACACATATAAA GCTGGTTTACTGTTTGACAATGGAGGGACAGTGTTCTTCAGTATTTTTATGTCTCTGTGGGCGGTCACATTCCTGGAGTATTGGAAGCGTACCTGTGCTGTTCTGGCCCACAAATGGGACTGTTCTGAGTTTGAGGAGAATGAG GAAAGGCCTAGGCCGGAGTTCACTGCCATGGCCCCCACAACTGTCCGCAATCCTGTGACTGGAGCCGAAGAACCTCACTTCCCAGAAACTAGCCGCTGTCATCGCATTCTGACCGGCAACATGGTCATCATTTTAATG GTTGCTGTTGTGCTGATATTTCTAATAGCAATCATCCTCTACAGAAGCATCCTGAGCATTATCATCTACAAGTCTCAGAATGCATTTTTCATATTCTCT GCTGGGAGAATAGCAAGTCTTACCGGCTCTGTGCTAAATCTGGTGGTGATTCTGTTGCTGTCTAAGGTCTACACATATCTTGCGCAAATTCTGACACAATGGG AGATGCACCGTACTCAGACTAAATATGAGGATGCATTCATCCTCAAAGTGTTTATCTTCCAGTTTGTCAACTTCTACTCTTCTCCTGTTTACATTGCCTTTTTCAAAGGCAG GTTTGTCGGATACCCTGGAAACTACTACACCCTTTTTGGAATTCGAAATGAGGAT TGTGGGGCTTCAGGATGTCTCATTGAGCTAGCTCAAGAATTATTGGTTATCATGGTAGGCAAACAAGTCATCAACAACATTCAAGAATTTGTTCTTCC TAAGATAAAGACATGGTGGCACAAGCGGAAGCTTCGTCCTGCGAACAGAGAGAAGGGGGCAGATGAGCAGCAGTGCGCGTCTCCTTGGGAAACGGATTATgggctgttagtgtgtgaaggGCTGTTTGATGAATATCTGGAAATGG TCCTGCAGTTTGGTTTCATCACTATCTTTGTAGCTGCTTGTCCCCTGGCTCCACTCTTTGCTCTGGTGAATAACTGGGTAGAAGTCCGTCTGGATGCTCAGAAGTTTGTATGTGAATATCGCAGGCCTGTGGCTGAGAGAGCACAGGACATTGGAATATGGTTCACCATCCTGCAGGTCATCACCTATCTGGCGGTTATCAGCAAT GCTTTCTTGATTGCTTTCACCTCAGACTTCCTACCACGCATTTACTACCGCTACACCACTGAGGGCAGTCTACAAGGCTACATCAATTTCACCCTCTCTGCTGCCCCCAACAACTTTACTGAAAGCAATTTGCAGTGCAG ATATCGAGGTTTTAGAGATGAAAAAGGGCATTTCACTCCTGAATACTATAACCTGCTGGCCATTCGTCTGGGGTTCATCATTATATTTGAG